The proteins below are encoded in one region of Sulfolobus islandicus Y.N.15.51:
- a CDS encoding Zn-ribbon domain-containing OB-fold protein has protein sequence MNLNEIIQTYYEYFNKEKLPYIKCTNCGHVFYYPRAICPKCLSKKLLIMESKGEGEIYSETKFVNEKGQVTIVGLIKLEEGFMIYANILTNRLEDVSMNKKVKVKFKEVIKEQKFPFFTIIS, from the coding sequence ATGAACTTAAATGAAATAATTCAAACCTATTACGAGTACTTTAATAAGGAGAAGTTGCCTTATATTAAGTGTACAAATTGCGGACACGTGTTTTATTATCCCAGAGCAATATGTCCGAAATGTTTATCTAAGAAACTGTTAATTATGGAGAGTAAGGGAGAAGGTGAAATATATTCTGAAACTAAATTTGTTAACGAGAAAGGACAAGTTACTATAGTAGGCTTAATAAAGCTTGAGGAGGGGTTTATGATTTACGCTAACATATTAACTAATAGGTTAGAAGACGTGAGTATGAATAAGAAGGTTAAAGTAAAGTTTAAGGAGGTCATTAAGGAGCAGAAATTCCCGTTCTTTACTATTATAAGCTGA
- a CDS encoding SCP2 sterol-binding domain-containing protein, with amino-acid sequence MSLKNKLHELFESIDVRGIEDLPKKGLKIGIKFGNCYFTVILDKSKISVVENKLDNLDNEIITDEESLNQLLEGKVSLIDLIIQGKLYISGKLSNLLKLVEVFRAKAINLGFEGSSLYNVLKAVFEGICNKNEDILRHIKNFNVTFQFSDFEGSICCLIINEGKFIVKNGKCEGKPTASISAKREVWNKIFNGEESVGTVAMNGEAKIEGNLIQAFKLKTIIDKIF; translated from the coding sequence ATGAGTCTAAAAAATAAGCTTCACGAACTATTTGAAAGTATAGACGTAAGAGGCATAGAGGATTTACCAAAAAAGGGATTAAAAATAGGAATAAAGTTTGGAAATTGTTATTTTACTGTAATTTTAGATAAATCCAAGATTAGCGTAGTGGAAAATAAATTAGATAACTTAGATAATGAAATAATAACGGACGAGGAAAGTCTAAATCAGCTTCTTGAGGGAAAAGTGTCATTAATAGACCTCATTATACAAGGTAAGTTATATATAAGCGGGAAGTTAAGCAATTTACTGAAATTAGTTGAAGTATTTAGGGCTAAGGCAATTAACTTAGGATTTGAGGGATCTAGTTTATATAATGTTTTAAAGGCTGTTTTTGAGGGTATATGTAATAAAAACGAGGATATTCTAAGGCACATAAAGAACTTTAATGTCACTTTTCAGTTCAGCGATTTTGAAGGAAGTATTTGTTGTCTTATAATAAATGAAGGTAAATTCATCGTTAAAAATGGGAAATGTGAAGGAAAACCTACGGCTTCCATATCAGCAAAAAGAGAAGTATGGAATAAAATATTTAACGGCGAGGAAAGTGTAGGTACTGTTGCAATGAATGGTGAGGCAAAAATAGAGGGTAACTTAATTCAAGCATTTAAATTAAAAACGATAATTGATAAAATATTTTAA
- a CDS encoding acyl-CoA dehydrogenase family protein, whose amino-acid sequence MEPLPWWKEEHKSLAEEVENFVEENRGRAEEALWKNEYPMDLHKKIVEKGWWGVVIPREYGGMGGDYTSVAIISEYISNLGSVGGVFATTLFGGLYQILRFGNEEQKAKSLPKFAKGTVGAVCITEPYVGSDAAGAETIAIKEGDKYIINGKKRFITNAGMADIYVVYAVTDPSSKARKSYSHLSAFILEKGMKGFHVEKINELQGFDGLLNGYLDLDHVEVPVENRLSEEGQGWWILVSGLNFERLVIGAQQVGLLRELARYVAFYTRRRVQFNQPTFEYEANQYKLADIIIDYRITRLLTYYTAYLMDQGVDPVIDANVLKAFSTEAVEKASRDAIQAMGGDGWTKFYPVEAIYRNAKLGTIGGGTSEVLKRFIVRYALTAMADDLKTPIRISHPELKVPITVSEKSITKEKLQGGEEGEMEILRVLARDYLVNPGLFMELNDIKRFIECDEKQLVEIINSLEAKGLVKVLRDRDKPRLVKATYDGLRKAYPREYYMYFPRWVKEKMSEYIF is encoded by the coding sequence AGAAAAGGGTTGGTGGGGTGTTGTAATACCCAGGGAATATGGAGGCATGGGAGGGGACTATACAAGCGTTGCGATAATATCAGAGTACATAAGTAATCTGGGATCTGTAGGAGGAGTTTTCGCTACTACACTTTTCGGAGGGCTTTATCAGATTCTAAGGTTCGGAAATGAAGAGCAGAAAGCTAAATCATTACCTAAGTTCGCTAAGGGTACTGTAGGAGCTGTATGTATAACTGAACCTTACGTTGGTAGCGATGCTGCAGGTGCTGAAACTATAGCTATTAAAGAGGGAGATAAGTATATTATAAACGGTAAGAAGAGGTTTATAACTAATGCAGGCATGGCAGACATTTATGTAGTTTACGCAGTTACTGATCCTAGCTCTAAGGCGAGGAAGTCATATTCTCATCTTTCTGCTTTCATATTGGAAAAGGGAATGAAAGGTTTTCATGTGGAAAAGATAAATGAACTTCAAGGATTTGACGGATTACTAAATGGTTATTTGGATTTAGATCACGTTGAAGTTCCAGTAGAAAATAGGTTAAGTGAAGAGGGGCAAGGATGGTGGATTTTAGTATCTGGTCTTAATTTTGAAAGGCTAGTCATAGGTGCTCAACAAGTTGGTCTATTAAGGGAATTAGCCAGATATGTGGCATTTTATACTAGAAGAAGAGTTCAGTTTAATCAGCCTACGTTTGAATATGAGGCTAATCAATATAAGTTGGCTGATATTATAATAGATTATAGGATTACTAGGCTATTAACCTATTATACTGCTTATTTAATGGATCAAGGCGTAGATCCAGTAATAGACGCGAATGTATTAAAAGCTTTCTCTACCGAAGCAGTAGAAAAGGCTTCTAGAGATGCTATTCAGGCTATGGGAGGAGATGGATGGACAAAGTTTTATCCAGTTGAAGCCATATATAGGAACGCTAAACTAGGAACCATAGGCGGAGGTACTAGTGAGGTTTTGAAGAGGTTTATAGTTAGATATGCACTAACTGCTATGGCTGATGATCTGAAAACTCCGATAAGGATATCGCATCCAGAACTTAAAGTACCCATTACCGTTTCTGAAAAGTCGATAACTAAGGAAAAACTTCAGGGAGGAGAGGAGGGAGAAATGGAGATATTGAGAGTCTTAGCTAGAGACTATTTAGTAAATCCGGGACTTTTCATGGAGCTTAACGATATTAAGAGGTTTATAGAGTGTGACGAGAAACAGTTAGTTGAGATAATAAATTCCTTAGAAGCTAAGGGATTGGTTAAGGTTTTAAGGGATAGGGATAAGCCTAGACTAGTTAAGGCTACATATGACGGTTTAAGGAAAGCTTACCCGAGAGAGTATTATATGTACTTCCCAAGATGGGTTAAGGAAAAAATGAGTGAATATATATTTTAA
- a CDS encoding MBL fold metallo-hydrolase, with product MPESITKNLFKLSIKLPDLAIESLNAYLLTLNDKNILIDTGSPSYGSISSLVEELENLGMKISDINEIIITHFHIDHIGLAYLLSKLAKVKIIIGNVEYNFIKRFKYRYDEMIKILKLNGASQQLLDIAFDFTSGFRANIYSRVGELNNVETVNDSQQLYNLKFLFTPGHTIGHICIYDEENKLLLSGDTLLADITPNVSLYEENCNPLNEYLKSLKRISSLEVKKSLPAHGRIIENTEERIRELIKHHEERLNEMLEMMGNRELAAYEIASKIKWKLKYNGWDELDPSQKYLAMGETLAHLKYLEDINAVRKRISDGMIKYIKQKENIKISL from the coding sequence ATGCCAGAAAGCATAACTAAGAATTTATTCAAACTTTCGATTAAATTACCGGATTTGGCAATCGAAAGTTTAAACGCTTATCTACTAACTCTTAATGATAAGAATATATTAATCGATACTGGAAGTCCCTCATATGGATCAATATCATCATTAGTTGAAGAATTGGAAAATTTAGGTATGAAAATTAGCGATATTAACGAAATTATAATAACGCATTTTCATATAGATCATATAGGTTTGGCGTATCTTTTAAGTAAGCTAGCTAAGGTTAAAATAATAATTGGTAATGTGGAATATAATTTCATAAAGAGATTTAAATATAGATATGATGAGATGATCAAAATCCTAAAATTGAATGGTGCTTCGCAACAACTTTTAGACATAGCATTTGATTTCACCTCTGGATTTAGGGCTAATATTTACTCTAGAGTAGGGGAACTTAATAATGTCGAAACAGTTAACGATAGTCAGCAACTATATAACTTAAAGTTCTTATTCACTCCTGGACATACAATTGGACATATATGCATTTATGATGAAGAGAATAAATTACTCTTATCTGGGGATACATTATTAGCTGACATAACACCCAATGTAAGTTTATACGAAGAGAATTGTAATCCATTAAACGAATATCTAAAGTCCCTAAAGAGAATTTCCAGCCTAGAAGTGAAGAAATCCCTGCCAGCTCACGGAAGAATTATAGAGAACACTGAGGAGAGGATAAGGGAATTAATAAAACACCACGAGGAAAGGTTAAACGAAATGTTAGAGATGATGGGAAATAGAGAATTAGCGGCTTACGAAATTGCAAGTAAAATCAAATGGAAGTTGAAATATAATGGATGGGATGAGTTAGATCCCTCTCAGAAGTACTTAGCTATGGGAGAGACTTTAGCACATCTAAAATATTTAGAGGACATAAACGCTGTAAGGAAAAGGATAAGTGATGGTATGATCAAGTATATTAAACAAAAGGAAAACATTAAGATCAGCTTATAA